CGAGACATAAGTGGCGCTTACGGTGTGAATCGTCTTGGGGCTTTCGTGAAGCACATCGACTTTGCCCAGAAACACAAGCGATATCGCCCGCCTGATGTTGCAGATATTGAGCGGCTCATAGTCGCTGTTTAGGACGAGGACATCATGATTCATAATACCGAACTCTCCCAACAAAAAAGCCCACGCCTGACACAAAGTCAGCGTGGGCCATTTCTAAGTAATGTCATACAGCCAGTGTTGGTGATGCATACGCGAGCACATGCCGTCTTCCAGGATTCGCAGAGAGTGCGCTCTGGAGCCGCCGACGAAGTTAGTTGTTTGTGATATCGTCATCGATGGCATAAGCGTGTTTCACCTACTCACATTGTAACAGCATATGTGAGCATGTGTCAATGCATTGTTGCGTCAATAATTTGTGCGCCTTTTTCGAGCGCGGCTGTGTTCAAAGGTATGAACTTGTGGTTTCGCTTTGGCAGAGCCTGGGTCATGGACTCATTTATGGATTCCATTGAGACCGGCTTGACAAGCTGGACGTAAGCTCCCAGCATCACCATGTTCGCCGCCATCGAGCTGCCGAGTTCTTCGGCAATATTGCTTGCGTCGATGCCGACAATGTCGCAGTCATCCCGATAGTCCGGCTTTTTTGCAAGTGAAGTGTTGACCACGATCAGCC
This genomic window from bacterium contains:
- a CDS encoding 2-oxoacid:acceptor oxidoreductase family protein, with the protein product MHQEVRIAGIGGQGIMLIGQLLAYATVLEDRNVVWFPSYGPETRGGSAECTVIMSTDEIGSPVSESPHTLIALTQDMVDKFAPTVRREGLIVVNTSLAKKPDYRDDCDIVGIDASNIAEELGSSMAANMVMLGAYVQLVKPVSMESINESMTQALPKRNHKFIPLNTAALEKGAQIIDATMH